The sequence CGCGTCGCGCTGCTCGTCGCGCTCGGTCTTGGCCGCCCGGAGCGTGGCCTGGAGGTCCTCGCGGTCGGCCTTCAGTTCGGCGAGTTCGGCTTCGAGCTCCGCGACGGCCTCGCGTTTCGATTCCAGTTCGGCCTCCCGGTCCTCGATCTCGGCTTCCGTCTCCCTGATGGCGTCGCGGGCGTCGGCCTTCGTCTCCTGGGCGTCCTCGATCCGCCCGTGGAGGTCCTCGATGGCCTCCTCGGCGTACTGCTGTTCGAGTTCGAGCTCGTTGAGCCGGGCGTCGAGGTCGTCCATCCGCGACTCCCGTTCCTCGATCTCGTCGCGGATCTCGTCGGCCTCGGCGGTCAACTCCGGGATCTTCGAGTCGGCGAGTTCGCCCTCGAGGTCGTCGATCTCCCCTTCGACTTGCCGGATTTCCGCCTCCAGTTCCTCGATCTCGTCGTCGAGGTCCTGCATCTCCCGGTCGACCTCGGCGCGGGCCTCGCGGAGCTCCTCGATCTCGGCTTCCTTCCGCTCGATTTCGGCCTCGGCGGCCTCGACGTCGGCCTCGGCGTCGTCGATCTCGGACTCGATCGACCGGACGCGGTCCTTTGCGTCTGCGGCGCGGCCCCGGGCGTCCTCGATGTCCTCGTCGAGTTCGCGGATCTCCGCCTGGAGGTCCCGACGGCGGTCCTCCAACTCCTCGATCTCCTCGGCCAACCGCTCCAGCCGGCCGCCGCCGGACTTCGAGAAGGAGTACCGCGACCCGCCGCCGGAGCCGCCGGTCATAGCGCCGGAACGCTCGACGAGGTCGCCGTCCAGCGTCACCATCCGGAACTCGCCCATCAGGTCGCGGGCGGTCGACATGTCCTCGACGACGACCGTCGAGCCCAGGACGTACGAGAAGACCGACTCGTACTCGGGGTCGTAGTCGACGAGGTTCCGCGCGAAGTCGACGACGCCCGGGTGGTTCGGGAGCGACGGGAGCCCGCGGTCCTCCATCTCGGTGATCGGGAGGAACGTCGCCCGGCCGGCGTTGCGGGATTTGAGGTACTCGATGCAGTCGGAGCCGACGCCGTCGTCGTCGACCACGACGTGGGCGAGCCGGCCGCCGGCGGCGGTCTCACACGCCGTGGCGTGTTCGCCCTCGACGGCCCCCAACTGGCCGACCGTACCGTGGACGCCCGACCGCCCGGCGTTCAGGATCGTGGTGACCGACCGCGGCCAGGAGGTGTCGCCGTCGTCGCTGGCGCGTGCTTCCAGGGTGGCGTACTCGGATTGCTTCGATTGGATCTTCTCGAGGACCTCGTCGAGTTCGGACTTCAGCTCCGACTTCTCGTCCTGGAGGTCGTCGACGATCCCCTCGATCTTCTCGCGGTTCTTCTCGGCTTTGTCGAGTTCGGAGTGCAGATCCGAGACCTCGGCCTTCAGGTCGGGGAGGGTCTCTCTGAGCTCCGCGATCCGGTCTTCGGCCTCGGAGATCTCCGTTGCCCGGCGCCGGGTGTCGTCGAGCAGCCGATCCTTCTCGCGCTGGCGGTCGTTCCGGTCGGTTTTCAGCTCCTCCAGCCGCTCCTTCCTCTCGGCGAGGTCGGCCTTCAGTTCGTCGTACTCGGTGTCGACGTCGTCGATCTCGGCTTGGATCTCGGCGAGGTCGGTCTCCAGGGAGCTGATGTCGGACTTCACCGACGCCTTCTCCACCTTTACCTCCCGGATCTCCCCGTCTAAGTCGTCGATCTTCTCCTGTTTCCGATCCAGCTGGACGAACGCCTCCCGCCGTTCGCTTTCGGCGTCGTCGATCCGGTCTTCTGCGGCCTCGATCGCGTTCCCCAGCCGGTCGATCTCGCCTTTGATCTCCTCGATTTCCGCCTTGATCTGTAGTTGTTCGTCCTCGCCCTTCCGCTCGATCTGCTTCCGGAGGCCGTCGAGTTCCTCGTCCAGCCGGGTGACGCGACCCTGCCGGCGGTCGAGTTCCGCACGCTCGGCGTCGAGGTCGGACTCCACGTCGTCGATCTCGGCTTCGGTTTCGGCGAGATCCTCGCGTTTGTCTTCGAGTTCGGCGGCCTTCCGGTAGCCCTCGTACTCCTCGCGCTCCTCTTTGAGCGACTGGTACTCGAGGGCGGTCTCCCGTTCGTCCTCCAGTTGTTCGAGGCGGGTCTCCTTCTCCTCGATCCGGAGGTCGGCCTCGCCGATCCGGTCCTCGACGGCGTCGAGCTCCTCGAAGGCGTCCTCCTTCTTGGCGTCGAACTCCGCGACGCCGGCGATCTCGTCGACGATGCCCCGCCGCTCGTGGGCGGTCATATTGATGATCTCGGTCACGTCGCCTTGCATCACGACGTTGTACCCCTCCGGGGTGATTCCGGCCTGCGCTAAGAGGTCCTGGATGTCCGAGAGGTTGCACGCCCGCCCGTTGAGGTAGTAGTAGGAGTAGTAGTTCTCCTCGGTCTCCTTGACCCGGCGTTTGACCGTGATCTCGGAGACGCCGCCGACGTCCTCGCTGCCGGCGGCGTTGACCACCTGCGAGCGATCGAGCGTCCCGTCGCTGTTGTCGAGGACGACCGTGACGGCGGCCTCCCGGGGGCCGGCGGTCTCGCCTCCGTCATCGCCGCTGCCGTCGGCGTGGCCGGGGTTGTAGATCAGGTCCGTCAGTTTCTCCGCGCGGATGCCGCGCGTCCGGGCCAGCCCCAGCGCGAACAGCACCCCGTCGATGATGTTCGACTTCCCGGAGCCGTTCGGCCCGGTCACGACCGTGAAGTCCTCGTAGAAGGGGATCCGCGTGGTCCGCCCGAAGCTCTTGAAGCTGTCGAGGACGAGCTCTTTGATGTGCATGGGTTGCTCGTGTCGGGCGGTGAGCCCGGTTATGCGACGATGATGTCGTCGTCTTCGGTCGCCGCGTCGTCGTCATCGTCGGCCCCGTCGGACTTAGTCCCGTCGCCACCCGTCGCTGCCGCGTCGGACGTCGTCTCGTCGGGGATCGGGTCGTCGCTGTCGGCGTCGATGAAGTCGACGTCCTCGGTGCCCGTGTCGGAGGTCTGGCTACGCGAGGCCGTCTGTGCCTGCGACTCGGTGAGTGGGTCGGTCCCGCCGCCGGGGGCCGTCTCGGACGCCGCCCGGGCGTCGTCCTCGGGGTCGGGCTCGTAGCCGACCGCCCGGCTCCCGGTGGTGAGGTCCACGTCGACGGCCTCCTCGAGGAGCCGGACCCGCTCTTTGGTCTCGACCAGTTCCTCGGTCAGGCCGTCGACGGTGGCCTGTAGCTTCGCGACCTGCGACTCGAGTTCGTCCACGCGATTGGTCATACGCCATATGGGTTGGCGCCGGCCACATAAACGTACGTCAGACACCTCGTCGGGAACTGATAGGTTGCCGGAGGGAAGTAAGCGGAGGTTACTCGATAGTTCACCGGCGGTGCGCCCGCCTTCTCGCGCCTCGCGTCCGACTGTCCGGTCACGCCTCGGAGCGGGCCGGGCGAAGTCCCGTTAGGCTTTAGCCGCGGTGCGCCGAATCGGGGCGTAATGACCGTGAAGGCGCTCTCGGAGGGGGATCTCGAAGCCGTCATCGGCCTCGAGGTCCACGTCCAACTCGAGACGGACACGAAGATCTTCTGTGGGTGTTCGACCGAGCCGGCCGACGACGAGGAGCCCAACAGCCGGACCTGCCCGACCTGCCTCGGCCTGCCGGGCGCGCTCCCGGTCGTCAACGAGGGGGCCGTCGAGGCCGCCGTGAAGGTGGGGAAGGCGCTCGACGCCGACATCGCCGCCGAAACCCGGTTCCACCGGAAGAACTACTACTACCCCGACCTGCCGAAGAACTTCCAGATCACCCAGTACGACGCCCCGATCTGCGCCGCGGGCAGCCTGGAGGTCGCAGTCGAGGGCCGACGCCGCGAGATCGGAATCCAGCGCGCCCACTTGGAGGAGGATCCCGGGAGCATCCAGCACAAGGGCGGCAGCATCGACACCGCCGAGTACACGCTCGTCGATTACAACCGCGCGGGGACCCCGCTTTTGGAGATCGTGACCGACCCCGACTTCCGGCGGCCGAAGGAGACCCGCGCGTTCCTCGCGAAACTGGAGGAGGTCCTCGAATACCTGGGGGTCTTCGACGCCGACCGCGACGGGTCGCTCCGGATCGACGCCAACATCTCGCTCGTGCCCGAGGACGACGTCGGCGAGGGCGGCGAGATCAGCACCGACACGTTGGAGTCGGCGAACCGGACGGAGGTGAAGAACATCTCCAGCCACAAGGGCGCAGAGCAGGCCCTGGCCTACGAGGTGACGAGACAGAAGAACGCGGTCCAGCGCGGCCGGGCGGTCGAACAGGAGACCCGCCACTGGGACGAATCCCGTGGCATCACCGTCTCGATGCGGTCGAAGGAAGAAGAGAAGGACTACCGGTACTTCCGGGAAGCCGACCTCCCGCCGCTGTCGGTCCAGGGATGGCGCGAACGGATCGACATCCCCGAACTCCCCGACGCCCGCCGGGAGCGGTTCCGCGAGGAGTACGGCCTCGACGCCGAGTCGGCGTCGAAGCTCACCTCCACGAAGGCGGTCGCGGACTTCTACGAGGACGTCGCCGCGCGGTTCGACCCCGACCTGGCGGCGACGTGGGTGGCCGACAACCTGCTCGGGGAGCTCAACTACCGGGATATGGCGATCACGGACGTCGACCACCGGCTGGAGGAGTTCGCCCGCCTCGTCGAACTGGTCGACGCCGGCGAGATCACGACCAAGAACGCCGAGGAGATCGTGTTGCGGCGGATGCTCGACGAGGGAACGGATCCCGACACCGTGATCGAGGCCGAGGGGCTCGGCACCGCCGACGAGGGCGAAGTCGAAGTCGCGGTCGGGGAGGCCATCGAGGAGAACCCCGGCGCGGTCGAGGACTACCACGCCGGCGAGGGCGGCGCGATCAACTTCCTCGTGGGGCAGGTGATGCAGAAGACCGGGGGCAGCGCCGACCCCGGCGACGTCAACGCGCTCCTCCGGGAACGACTCGAGGAGTAGGCGGTCGCTCGCGGCGGCGTCCGCAGTTCTGCCGCACCTCGCGCGCACGGCCGCGCTGCCGACTCTGTTGCCGATCCAGCCGCGAAAGGTTTAGGCCACCCCCTCGCTTACCGCCGCCCAATGAGTCAGGGCCCGGAGCTCATCATCACCGAGAAGGACAACGCCGCCCGGCGGATCGCCGAGATCCTGAGCGGCGGGTCCGCCGAGTCCGAGCGCCGACGCGGCGTGAACGTCTACACGTGGGGGGGGAGACGCTGCATCGGCCTCTCGGGGCACGTCGTCGGCGTCGACTTCCCGCCGGAGTACGACGATTGGCGGGACGTCGAGCCGGTCGAACTGATCGACGCGCCGATCGACAAGCGACCCACCCAGGAGAACATCGTCTCGGTGCTCCGGCTGCTCGCCCGCAAGGCCGGCCGGGTCGTCATCGCGACCGACTACGACCGGGAAGGCGAACTGATCGGGAAGGAGGCCTACGAACTGGTCCGGGAAGTCAACGACGACGTCCGGATCGACCGCGTGCGGTTCTCCTCGATCACCGAACGGGAGGTCAAAAGCGCCTTCGAGAACCCCGACGACCTCGACTTCGACCTCGCGGCCGCAGGGGAGGCCAGACAGATCGTCGACCTGGTGTGGGGCGCGGCGCTCACCCGCTTCCTGTCGCTTTCGGCCCGCCAACTCGGCGACGACTTCATCTCCGTCGGTCGGGTACAGGGCCCCACGCTGAAGCTGATCGTCGACCGCGAACGCGAGATCGAGGCGTTCGATCCCGAGGACTACTGGGAGCTGTTCGCCGACCTGGCGAAGCGCGGGGGCGGCGCCGACGGCACTTTCGAGGCGCAGTACTTCTACTGCGACGACGACGGCACCGAGGCCGAACGCGTGACCGAGGAGGACGCCGCGAGCGAGGCGTACGAGACGCTCGAAGCCGCCGCGACCGCGACCGTCGAGTCGGTGCGCCGGCGGACCCGGACCGACGACCCCCCGGCGCCGTTCAACACCACGCAGTTCATCCGCGCGGCGGGGTCGCTGGGGTACTCCGCCCAGCGGGCGATGAGCATCGCGGAGGATCTCTACACCGCGGGGTACGTCACTTACCCTCGAACCGACAACACCGTCTACCCCGACGACCTCGATCCGCGCGAGCTGCTCGACGCCTTCGTCGGGACCCGGCAGTTCGGCGACGACGCCGACGCGCTGCTGGAACAGGACGACATCGACCCCACCGAGGGCGACGAGGAGACCACCGACCACCCGCCGATCCACCCAACCGGGGAGCTGCCGGGCGCCGCCGACCTCGACGACGACGAGTGGGAGGTGTACGAACTCGTCGTCCGCCGCTTCTTCGCGACCGTCGCCGAGCCGGCGACCTGGGAGCACCTCCGAGTGGTCGCGACCGTCGGCGCCGACGAGGGGGCGGACCTCTCCCTGAAAGCCAACGGCAAACGCCTGGTCGAGCCGGGGTACCACGCGGTCTACCCCTACTCCAGCGCGAGCGAGTCGTTCGTCCCCGACGTGGCCGAGGGCGAGGCCCTTGCAATAACTGACACCAGCTTCGAGGCCAAGCAGACCCAGCCCCCGAGACGGTACGGCCAATCGCGGCTCATCGAGACCATGGAGGATCTCGGGGTGGGGACGAAGTCGACCCGGCATAACGTCATCCAGAAGCTCTACGACCGCGGCTACATCGAGAGCGACCCGCCGCGACCCACCCGGCTGGCCCGGGCGGTCGTCGAGGCGTCCGAGGAGTTCGCCGAGCGCATCGTCAGCGAGGAGATGACCGCCCAACTCGAGGCGGATATGCAGGCGATCACGCGGGGCGACGCCGACTTGGAGGACGTGACGACTGAGTCCCGGGAGATGCTTTCGGAGGTTTTCGAGGGGCTGATGGAGTCGGGTGAGGCGGTCGGCGACCACCTTCGGGAGTCGCTGAAGGCCGACCGGACGGTCGGCGCCTGCCCCGAGTGCGGCAGCGACCTCGTGATCCGACAGAGCCGGCAGGGGTCGTACTTCATCGGGTGTGACGCCTACCCCGAGTGTACCAACACGCTGCCGCTGCCGTCGACCGGGAAGCCCCTGCTGCTCGAGGAGACTTGCGCGGAGCACGGCCTCGCGCACGTCAAGATGCTCGCCGGTCGGAAGACGTTCGTCCACGGCTGCCCGCTGTGTCAGGCCGAAGCGGCTGACGCCCAGGCGGACCGCGTCATCGGCACGTGTCCGGATTGCGGGGTCGGCGCGGCGTCGGAGACGCCGCGAGACGGAGGCGGCGGCGGCGCCGAAGCGGGCGGAGAGTTGGCGATCAAACAGCTCCGGTCGGGGTCGCGGCTGGTTGGCTGTACCCGGTACCCGGAGTGTGAGTACTCGCTTCCCCTGCCGCGCCGCGGCGAGATCGAGGTGACCGACGCCGCCTGCGAGGAGCACGACCTCCCCGAGCTCCGGGTCGTCTACGACGACGACCGCGAGCCGTGGGACCTCGGCTGTCCGATCTGCAACTACCGGGAGTACCAGGCCGAACAGGGCGGCGGGTCGGAGCTCGAAAGCGTGACCGGGATCGGCGAGAAGACCGCCGAGAAGCTACAGGACGCCGGCATCGACGACGTATCGTCGCTGAAGGAAGCCGAACCCGACGCGGTCGCCGACCGCGTGGACGGCGTCGGCCCCGACACCGTCCGTGAGTGGCAGGCGAAGGCGGATTGAGCGTACTGTTGTGGGTGTCGCTTGGGAGTTCGCACGTCAGGGGAAAGGATCGCTCAGTACAGGCGAACACTATATCACGTCCATCACGATAATATCCGTAAATTGTCAATAACTGCCTACTGAATATAGAGCGTGTATACAGCACTCGCTCAGTGTTGATCCACGCCGCTATTGATGAATCGATTGTTCAGTAAGCGAGCGTGCTGAGCAGACGAGAAAACTCAACCTATCTTTGCCCCTCCTGAAACGTCTGATACCCTCTAAAAATCTTATATGCGATGAAAAAAGGCAACCGGAATCATTACCATCATAACGATTATCGCCAACTCCGGGAAGCCCGGAATTTGTAGCGGGACCATACTGAACTATGTCCGTGTCTCTGTATTAACATCCTTTCCCTCAATGGAATACTTGAAGTCTGTACTGACCGATTCCACTGGTTTGCTCTGACCGCAACTGTCTGCGAGATACACACTGTGTATGCAGCAGTACCGCTTCGAACTCCGCATCCTCTGTCAGATTCGGTATGACCGACTGATGCGGATTATTGTAAGCGTTTACCGGGTTGACCGCACGACTGCGTGCGGTCAGTCCCGGACTGTCTTTCAATAATCCGTATGAAAGGACAGATTGGTCGAATCAGTACAGACAATCAGAGCTGAACCGACTGTCACTGATTATTGACTCCTGGCGTCGCGTCCTCGGGGCGCAAATCCTCACTCCGACATCGCTGTACCCGTCCACAACTTAATAACTGCGAGCGTACCGAGGTCGGCGACGAGGAGCGCCACGATTGCAGCGATTGGTGTGCCGGCGCCCAGTCCGTTGGCGACGACGTAGACAGCGACGAACACGGCGGTTACGACAGCACAGGCCGCGAGCGCCCACGCAACCGCCAGCGGGGGTTCGTACTGGTGCGGCCAGCGGTCGTAGAGTTGCGGGACGCCGACCCCGAGTGCCATCAGCACGAGGAAACTGGCCTCGAACCCGCTGTCCAGCCAGTGCTGGACGCTGTAGGCGGTCGGGAGGGCGACGACGATGGCAACGAGGAGGACTGGAGTCTCTGGGCCGAATAGCCATCCCCTCGTTCGTTCAAGGACACCAGACACGTCCGACTCAAGGGGACGGAAGTAATAAAATCCCGTCGTCGCCACAGCCGCCTGAACTACCTCCTGGGGTGTCCACCAGTCGAAGGACTGTAAGATTCGCGTGCGAATTGAGCAAGTATCGTCCCCGAAACTTCTTAGTAACTGCTGGAATGGCACCCGACCATAGAAACGAAGGACTACGCCATCCTGTTCGTGCTTGACGTAATTGCAACCGTAGTTGCTATCTTTGTGTACCTTGGGATTGGCGGCTCATTCTAATCAGTTAGTGGAATCGCTCTTGGGTAAGCGATTGTTGGTGGAGGGCCATCTTACGATTACGTCACAGCGTTGGACTGAGTAACTGAAGATCGACGCGGTTGTCACGAGCGAATCCGCCGATCATCTGTCCCGAACCACCCCGCTCCATAACGACCAGCGATCCGCTACGGAGGAGCGATCGTTATATTCGATGTGATCTCAATCTGGTGCCAGTATAAATGATAGAGGCCCTCCGCAATCAGTTTGAGAAGGAAGCCACTGAGACGCTGGTCGTTGCTGGGATGGCACTGTCGGTCACCGGGAGCGCGGTGTGGGTGAGTGCCAGCGACGAAGGAATCAGTAGCATTCTGGGTATCGGTATAAGTACCCTGAGTGTCGCGCTGCTACTCGCCACTGTCGTCTAGGGTACCAGTGAAAAGGTCTGACCAACAATCCGCTACCCAAAAGCGAGCGGAATAGATGCGGCAAAGAACGGATATGAGAACACTTCTCTGACACTCTCGTAATGCCTAAGCCTATACTGGCCGACGTCACTGATACATATTCGCCGGCGCAGAGACGCGGCCAATTGTATCAATCGTTCCGTTGGCCAGTATAACGAACCACGAATGTTCCACGTCGGGGTGATGGCATCGTGGATTGTAGCGAAGGCTATGATCCACCGGGCGACTGCTTGTGGCCGGTAGGGGTCTCCACTGCTATGCTGTTGTAATCCCTTCCGGGAGGTCAATCACGGACACGTCGAACGTTTCGCGCCCATCGGCGCGTACCGTCCGGCCGAGCGGCCCTGACTGTGAAGCTTGTACCTCGAACCCGCAATGTAGTTCGCTGGGCAGCGTAGCATCATACGGCTGGAATCGGCCTTCCACGATGATCGTGCCGTCCTCGTGTACAT comes from Halobellus ruber and encodes:
- the smc gene encoding chromosome segregation protein SMC; translation: MHIKELVLDSFKSFGRTTRIPFYEDFTVVTGPNGSGKSNIIDGVLFALGLARTRGIRAEKLTDLIYNPGHADGSGDDGGETAGPREAAVTVVLDNSDGTLDRSQVVNAAGSEDVGGVSEITVKRRVKETEENYYSYYYLNGRACNLSDIQDLLAQAGITPEGYNVVMQGDVTEIINMTAHERRGIVDEIAGVAEFDAKKEDAFEELDAVEDRIGEADLRIEEKETRLEQLEDERETALEYQSLKEEREEYEGYRKAAELEDKREDLAETEAEIDDVESDLDAERAELDRRQGRVTRLDEELDGLRKQIERKGEDEQLQIKAEIEEIKGEIDRLGNAIEAAEDRIDDAESERREAFVQLDRKQEKIDDLDGEIREVKVEKASVKSDISSLETDLAEIQAEIDDVDTEYDELKADLAERKERLEELKTDRNDRQREKDRLLDDTRRRATEISEAEDRIAELRETLPDLKAEVSDLHSELDKAEKNREKIEGIVDDLQDEKSELKSELDEVLEKIQSKQSEYATLEARASDDGDTSWPRSVTTILNAGRSGVHGTVGQLGAVEGEHATACETAAGGRLAHVVVDDDGVGSDCIEYLKSRNAGRATFLPITEMEDRGLPSLPNHPGVVDFARNLVDYDPEYESVFSYVLGSTVVVEDMSTARDLMGEFRMVTLDGDLVERSGAMTGGSGGGSRYSFSKSGGGRLERLAEEIEELEDRRRDLQAEIRELDEDIEDARGRAADAKDRVRSIESEIDDAEADVEAAEAEIERKEAEIEELREARAEVDREMQDLDDEIEELEAEIRQVEGEIDDLEGELADSKIPELTAEADEIRDEIEERESRMDDLDARLNELELEQQYAEEAIEDLHGRIEDAQETKADARDAIRETEAEIEDREAELESKREAVAELEAELAELKADREDLQATLRAAKTERDEQRDAVDRIESKLESLRETEERLSWEIDELEAEVGDYDPEAIPGHEEVNSEIDRLTAEMEALEPVNMLAIDEYDEVHSELEDLRERRDVLVDEREAIEERIDRFEAQKKETFMTAFHAINENFTDIFERLSDGTGELHLEDPEDPFEGGLTMKAQPGDKPIQRLAAMSGGEKSLTALAFIFAIQRHNPAPFYALDEIDAFLDAANAERVGEMVDDLSTDAQFVVVSHRSALLERSERAIGVTMQGDNVSAVTGIQVGDPEVPADD
- a CDS encoding DUF7518 family protein, giving the protein MTNRVDELESQVAKLQATVDGLTEELVETKERVRLLEEAVDVDLTTGSRAVGYEPDPEDDARAASETAPGGGTDPLTESQAQTASRSQTSDTGTEDVDFIDADSDDPIPDETTSDAAATGGDGTKSDGADDDDDAATEDDDIIVA
- the gatB gene encoding Asp-tRNA(Asn)/Glu-tRNA(Gln) amidotransferase subunit GatB: MTVKALSEGDLEAVIGLEVHVQLETDTKIFCGCSTEPADDEEPNSRTCPTCLGLPGALPVVNEGAVEAAVKVGKALDADIAAETRFHRKNYYYPDLPKNFQITQYDAPICAAGSLEVAVEGRRREIGIQRAHLEEDPGSIQHKGGSIDTAEYTLVDYNRAGTPLLEIVTDPDFRRPKETRAFLAKLEEVLEYLGVFDADRDGSLRIDANISLVPEDDVGEGGEISTDTLESANRTEVKNISSHKGAEQALAYEVTRQKNAVQRGRAVEQETRHWDESRGITVSMRSKEEEKDYRYFREADLPPLSVQGWRERIDIPELPDARRERFREEYGLDAESASKLTSTKAVADFYEDVAARFDPDLAATWVADNLLGELNYRDMAITDVDHRLEEFARLVELVDAGEITTKNAEEIVLRRMLDEGTDPDTVIEAEGLGTADEGEVEVAVGEAIEENPGAVEDYHAGEGGAINFLVGQVMQKTGGSADPGDVNALLRERLEE
- a CDS encoding DNA topoisomerase I — its product is MSQGPELIITEKDNAARRIAEILSGGSAESERRRGVNVYTWGGRRCIGLSGHVVGVDFPPEYDDWRDVEPVELIDAPIDKRPTQENIVSVLRLLARKAGRVVIATDYDREGELIGKEAYELVREVNDDVRIDRVRFSSITEREVKSAFENPDDLDFDLAAAGEARQIVDLVWGAALTRFLSLSARQLGDDFISVGRVQGPTLKLIVDREREIEAFDPEDYWELFADLAKRGGGADGTFEAQYFYCDDDGTEAERVTEEDAASEAYETLEAAATATVESVRRRTRTDDPPAPFNTTQFIRAAGSLGYSAQRAMSIAEDLYTAGYVTYPRTDNTVYPDDLDPRELLDAFVGTRQFGDDADALLEQDDIDPTEGDEETTDHPPIHPTGELPGAADLDDDEWEVYELVVRRFFATVAEPATWEHLRVVATVGADEGADLSLKANGKRLVEPGYHAVYPYSSASESFVPDVAEGEALAITDTSFEAKQTQPPRRYGQSRLIETMEDLGVGTKSTRHNVIQKLYDRGYIESDPPRPTRLARAVVEASEEFAERIVSEEMTAQLEADMQAITRGDADLEDVTTESREMLSEVFEGLMESGEAVGDHLRESLKADRTVGACPECGSDLVIRQSRQGSYFIGCDAYPECTNTLPLPSTGKPLLLEETCAEHGLAHVKMLAGRKTFVHGCPLCQAEAADAQADRVIGTCPDCGVGAASETPRDGGGGGAEAGGELAIKQLRSGSRLVGCTRYPECEYSLPLPRRGEIEVTDAACEEHDLPELRVVYDDDREPWDLGCPICNYREYQAEQGGGSELESVTGIGEKTAEKLQDAGIDDVSSLKEAEPDAVADRVDGVGPDTVREWQAKAD